In a single window of the Rhineura floridana isolate rRhiFlo1 chromosome 3, rRhiFlo1.hap2, whole genome shotgun sequence genome:
- the NCKAP5L gene encoding nck-associated protein 5-like isoform X4, translating into MMSETKLQGEMKPEGGSSESMTTQELLQRLRELEAENLALAQANENQRETYERCLDEVANHVVQALLNQKDLREECIKLKKRVFDLERQNQALSDLFHQKLTSGSLSQFPAHPSSLLSDPSSSSQPGMVEKLPASLPLGHCILQREVISEEQCIGTPGSNSQSLEALSPFLRKKAQILEVLRSLEEMDPLLAFPSPWREPGQPGSPEGVSAEAWPCLLLAQGDRVSGQLPLKGEGSSSSSSDEAGEADLPEKGHPGQVLLSALAEHKLDLGDVETYLQHVLREAGDNALLNGEPNGPCLRDGSEGQVGSYKYIQAVSCLEALGPLSTCREPAYLGVLAQSEGKDSGQQGLPIPSPSKVLKLLKMPPPPSPATLRLSPQLTRSSKIPCRSNTYEVYHSPTPSRKGSPDSPFPGDTSVAGGHPSPKAGRHLIPVPSKVTPTSPDPFGYHKPHEYENVLELSFSSAVGPHSHSPRDAKLDVPETLPPACHSAPLQVVPPDDVSLESCPFVGGREKPGPESRHSPPLARRASEGSKKVANGPGKRTPEGANMPFKERLTVLGRLKGAEGKESAGFEKGRAPTRLCERLEGFAEAHPRLGTGSSSLKHHEPCHGSEPVPRCYSSHSVGSRGSDPEHHISKNRLLGTPATRNPTKPPPPGKNTKSPHGSPTKLPSKSPTKASALETKPCPPPVKTPTSIGRKNPPCPDSAKGNKAGPSASIEEKVMKGIEENVLRRHKGGPAANEAKQKNSSGLASWFGLRKSKLPALSRRPEAPKVKEGKMVSRRLEAESLNISKLMEKAEDLRKALEEEKAYINGLALDKPRPHACDTGHGQLTLMYQEVTADNFMQQLLNRVDGKEAPFETHLEQKNELQGLQRGLHDAKDSRLIRPPRNGIVGHLHACPEAPAKLRDATLQGEILSDDSLAEPMTSQHFAVCSSLTRTLDSGIGTFPPPDYCSGMPCKSVPKLRPRLDPPPAGPFPTRGPPPVTRVPRKARTLEREVPSAEDLLGHSKHQSMPAFHGVLASAEPPARHRDCRGCPEDLCSEPSKLRHAQHSKNWTFPNAKASVSTDPFLCSPQGLEGLHGSTMGSACSVVERRRASSDGPQASPAFSTSSSRTPSASDVGEEGSMEARSRDIGPEGQPGLENSESLSDSLYDSLSSCGSQG; encoded by the exons ATGATGTCTGAAACCAAGCTACAAGGAGAGATGAAgccagaaggaggcagcagtgaatcAATGACAACCCAGGAGCTGCTTCAGAGACTCCGGGAGCTGGAG GCAGAGAATTTGGCTTTGGCACAAGCCAATGAGAACCAGCGAGAGACATACGAGCGCTGCCTTGATGAG GTAGCCAATCATGTGGTACAGGCACTGTTAAACCAAAAG GACCTTCGTGAAGAATGCATCAAACTAAAAAAGCGGGTCTTTGACCTCGAGCGACAAAACCAGGCCCTCAGTGATCTCTTCCACCAGAAGCTGACCTCTGGCTCTCTCTCCCAG TTCCCAGCCCATCCTTCTTCCTTGCTCTCCGACCCATCATCCAGCTCCCAGCCAGGCATGGTAGAGAAGCTTCCAGCTTCGTTGCCCTTGGGACACTGCATCTTGCAGAGAGAG GTCATCTCTGAGGAGCAGTGCATTggcactcctggatccaactCCCAGTCCTTGGAAGCCCTGTCCCCATTCCTGCGAAAGAAGGCCCAGATCCTGGAGGTGCTTCGCTCCCTGGAAGAGATGGACCCCCTGCTTGCCTTTCCCTCCCCTTGGAGAGAGCCCGGGCAGCCCGGTTCCCCAGAAGGTGTGTCTGCTGAAGCCTGGCCGTGCCTGCTACTGGCTCAGGGGGACAGGGTGTCTGGGCAGCTTCCTCTGAAAGGAGAGGgcagctcctcctcctcgtcAGATGAGGCCGGCGAAGCTGATCTCCCAGAGAAAGGACACCCTGGGCAGGTGCTGCTGAGTGCTCTGGCCGAGCACAAGTTGGACTTGGGTGATGTGGAGACTTACTTGCAGCATGTCCTGAGGGAGGCAGGCGACAATGCTTTGCTCAATGGGGAGCCCAATGGGCCCTGCTTGAGAGATGGCTCTGAGGGCCAGGTTGGTAGCTACAAGTACATCCAGGCGGTCAGTTGTCTGGAGGCTTTGGGGCCTCTCTCTacctgcagggagccagcctaCCTCGGGGTCTTAGCGCAGAGCGAGGGCAAGGACAGTGGTCAGCAAGGCCTGCCCATCCCCTCtccctccaaggtgctcaagttGCTGAAGATGCCACCCCCGCCCAGCCCTGCCACCCTCCGCCTCAGCCCCCAGCTGACCCGCAGCTCCAAAATCCCTTGCCGTAGCAACACCTATGAGGTGTACCACTCCCCAACACCCAGCCGCAAGGGCTCCcccgacagccctttccctggtgACACCAGTGTTGCTGGGGGACATCCCTCCCCCAAGGCTGGCCGGCACCTCATACCGGTGCCTTCCAAAGTCACACCAACTTCCCCAGACCCCTTTGGCTACCACAAGCCCCATGAGTACGAGAATGTCTTAGAGCTGTCCTTCAGCAGCGCCGTCGGCCCTCATTCTCACTCGCCACGAGATGCCAAGCTGGATGTGCCCGAAACACTCCCACCCGCATGCCACTCGGCACCTCTCCAGGTAGTGCCGCCCGATGATGTCTCACTGGAGTCCTGTCCCTTTGTCGGCGGTCGGGAGAAGCCAGGCCCTGAGAGCAGGCACTCTCCGCCGCTTGCTCGCCGAGCCTCTGAGGGCTCCAAGAAGGTAGCCAACGGCCCAGGCAAGCGGACACCTGAGGGGGCCAACATGCCCTTCAAAGAACGGCTTACTGTGCTTGGGAGGCTGAAGGGAGCCGAGGGGAAGGAGTCAGCAGGATTTGAGAAGGGGAGAGCCCCAACCCGACTGTGTGAGCGCCTTGAGGGCTTTGCTGAGGCTCACCCCAGACTGGGCACTGGGAGCAGCAGCCTCAAGCACCACGAGCCTTGCCATGGTAGTGAGCCGGTCCCTCGGTGCTATTCTTCCCACTCTGTCGGCTCCCGCGGGAGTGATCCTGAGCACCACATCTCCAAGAATCGCCTGTTAGGAACACCAGCCACAAGGAATCCCACCAAGCCCCCGCCGCCAGGAAAGAACACAAAGAGTCCTCACGGGAGCCCAACCAAGTTACCTTCCAAATCCCCAACCAAGGCCTCTGCACTGGAGACCAAGCCATGCCCGCCACCTGTCAAGACACCTACCAGCATCGGGCGTAAGAACCCACCTTGCCCAGACTCGGCCAAGGGCAACAAAGCTGGGCCCTCAGCCAGCATTGAAGAGAAGGTGATGAAAGGCATTGAAGAGAATGTTCTGCGCAGGCACAAAGGAGGGCCGGCAGCCAATGAAGCTAAGCAGAAAAACTCGAGTGGCCTAGCCAGCTGGTTTGGCCTGCGCAAGAGCAAACTGCCTGCCCTCAGCCGCAGGCCTGAGGCCCCCAAAGTTAAGGAGGGCAAGATGGTCTCTCGTAGGCTGGAAGCAGAGAGCCTAAACATTTCCAAGCTCATGGAGAAGGCAGAGGACCTGCGCAAAgccctggaggaggagaaggcctaCATCAACGGATTGGCTTTGGACAAGCCTCGACCCCATGCCTGTGACACGGGCCACGGCCAGCTCACCCTCATGTACCAGGAGGTGACTGCGGATAACTTTATGCAGCAGCTGCTCAATAG GGTGGATGGGAAAGAGGCACCTTTTGAGACTCACCTGGAGCAGAAGAACGAGCTACAGGGCCTGCAGAGGGGCCTGCACGATGCCAAAGATTCCCGGCTGATTCGGCCTCCACGTAACGGCATTGTTGGCCACCTCCATGCCTGTCCAGAAGCCCCTGCCAAG CTTCGTGATGCGACTTTGCAAGGGGAGATCCTGTCCGATGACAGCCTGGCTGAGCCCATGACCTCccagcactttgcag TGTGTAGCTCCCTGACACGGACTCTGGACAGTGGCATTGGCACCTTCCCGCCGCCTGACTACTGCAGCGGGATGCCCTGTAAGAGTGTGCCTAAACTGAGACCCCGACTTGATCCTCCACCAGCTGGCCCTTTCCCAACTAGGGGGCCACCACCTGTCACCAGGGTACCCCGTAAAGCCCGGACGCTGGAGAGGGAGGTGCCCAGCGCAGAGGATCTGCTGGGTCACAGCAAACACCAAAGCATGCCAGCTTTCCATGGCGTCTTAGCCAGCGCTGAGCCACCCGCCAGGCATCGGGATTGCAGGGGCTGCCCGGAAG aTCTCTGCAGTGAACCCAGCAAGCTGCGACATGCCCAACACAGCAAGAACTGGACTTTCCCCAATGCCAAAGCATCTGTCAGCACGGATCCTTTCCTCTGTTCCCCTCAGGGGCTGGAGGGGCTTCATGGCTCTACAATG GGCTCCGCTTGCAGTGTGGTGGAGAGGAGACGGGCCTCATCAGATGGGCCTCAGGCCTCACCAGCCTTCAGCACCAGCAGCAGCCGCACCCCCAGCGCCTCCGACGTGGGCGAAGAGGGCAGCATGGAGGCCCGTTCCAGGGATATAGGTCCAGAAGGACAGCCAGGCCTGGAGAACTCTGAGTCCCTCAGTGACTCCCTTTATGACAGCTTGTCCTCATGCGGCAGCCAGGGTTGA